ACGGCCTGGACCTCGGGCACGCAGCAGCCCTGGCAGGCGGCAACCTCCACCGTCCCACTGATCGTGTCAGCCTCGACCAGGTCCTTTCGGCAACCGTCGGGAGCAGGGGCCTGCACCTGGTGCACATCGTCGTCGACGCTTCAACCAACGTGGGCCTCCACCGGGCGGCGGCCACCGCCGTGGACCAGGCCCTCGCCGACCACAGGACCTGACGTGGCCACCGACGGTTCCTCCGGTCTTCACGTCGAGATGGACGGTGACGGCCCTCCTCTGCTGTTGCTTCACGGCTTCACCGGGGGGGCGGCGACCATCTGGCCGCTGGGCCACCGCCTGACCGACCTCCGCCAGGTGGCCGCCGTGGACCTCCCGGGCCACGGCCGGACCGGTGTTCCCGACGACCCGCAGCTTTTCGGGTTCGAGCACACAGTGGACGCCTTGGCACCCCTGCTCGACAGCCATCGGCTCCGGCCGGCCGACGTGGTCGGCTATTCCATGGGTGGACGGCTGGCCGTGGGGCTGGCCGTCCGTCACCCAGGGTACGTGGCCTCTCTGACCCTGATCGGATCTTCGGCAGGCCTGTCGGATGCTGCCGAACGGTCGGCTCGGGCCCGGTCTGACGACGAGCTGGCCGACGATCTCCTGGAACGAGGCCTTGAGTGGTTCGTGGACCACTGGATGTCCAGTCCGATCTTCGCCTCCCAGAAACGCCTCGGTCCTGACGCTTTGGCCGCCAGTCGGGCCCAGCGCCTAGACAACCATCCCGACGGCCTAGCCGGCAGCCTGCGCGGTGCCGGAGCCGGGCGACAACCGTCCTACTGGCATGACCTGGCTGGCCTCCGGGTGCCCGTTCTCCTGGTCGTCGGCGAGGAAGACCCGCGCTACCGGGCCGTGGCCATGCGGATGGCCGCCGGGCTGACCCGTTCAGCCATCGCCGTGATCCCTGGGGCGGGCCACGCCACCCACCTCGAAAACCCGGATAGGACGACTGACGCCATCCGGGAGTTCCTGTCCCAACTGGACGAGGAGCGGGAAGGCCGCTGATGAAGATCTGTACGGTCCGGATCGAACGCCGGCTGCTCCGCTACCGCTCCCCGATCCCCACCGCCCACGGCCCGGTCGGCGACCGCTGGACGGTGCTCCTGGCTCTCGAGGACGAGGACGGTCACACCGGCCTCGGGGAGGCCGCCCCGCTGGCCGGGTTCACCCCGGACACGGTGGACGACGCCGAGGCCGCCCTCCACCGCTGGGCTTCGGACGACAGCAACGGAGGCCTCCCCGACGGGTCGCCCACCGCCCGGGCTGCCGTGGACTCGGCGCTCCTGGACCTCGCGGCACGGGTCGCCGGGACGTCGGTCCACCGTCTGCTGGCTCCCGATAGTCCCGACCGCCTCGCCGTGGCCGCTCTGGCCACGGGAGCCACTCCAGACGATGTGGCCGCCTCGGCGGCCGAGGCGGCAGCCTCAGGCCATGTCACGATCAAGGTCAAGGTAGGCGTGGGTGGGATCGATGCTGACCTCGACCGGGTGGCCGCCGTCCGGGAACGTGTCGGAACTGACGTCCGGATCCGCCTGGACGCCAACGGCGCCTGGTCAGCCTCCGAAGCCCTAAGGGGTCTGGAACGCCTGGCCGTCTACGACCCAGAGTTCGTGGAGGAGCCGGTGGCCGGCCTGGAGGCCCTAGCCGCGCTCCGTCTCACTTCCCCTGTCTCCATCGCCGTGGACGAGTCGGCCGGTAGTCCCAAGGAGGTGGCCCGAGCTGTGTCCATGGGCGCCGCCGACGTAGTCGTCCTCAAGCCGTCGGCCCTCGGCGGCCCGTCGGCATCTGCCGAGGTAGCCGCCCGGGTCCGCGACGCCGGTCTGGATGTGGTGGTCACTTCTCTACTGGAGGGGTCGGTCGGTATCCGGGCCGCCGCCCACTTGGCGTCGGCCATCGGGGCGCTCGACCCGCTACCCGGCCTGGCTACCGCCGGCCTTCTGGCCGAAGACATCGCGGCGCCGTGTCGCCCAATCGGCGGAATGCTGTACCTCGGGATGGACGGGGTCGGACCCGCTACCGACTAGCCCAGGGCGTCCCGGATCGAACCGCCCAGGGGATCACCGACCGCCTCCCCACCGAGGGCGGCCTCCGATTCGCGGGCCGCCGCGGCGTAGATCCCTTTCGACATGAGGGATCGTTCGGCGGCCCGTCGACGCCAGTAGACGTCGGCTCGGGCCCGGTGGGCTCCCTCGTGTGTCGGTTCGGCAGCCACCGCCATCTCCACCAGGTGACAGGCCAACCTCAGGTCTCCCGACTCGGCGAGGGCTACCGCACGCTCGGCCAGCACCTCTACCGACCCGGCCAGCGATGCCAGCTCGGTGGCCAGGGACGCCTCGCGGGCCGGCTTCAGGTTCGCTGCGTTGCCGTCCCACCAGCCTCCGAACTGGCGGTACACGTTGCGGACCACGAACTCGGGTTCGTCGTACTGGGGAGCCAGCCACGGCCGGTCTTGCAGGTGGTCGGGGACCCGGACTTCGTGGATGATCTCGTCGATGGTGGCGCCCTCGTTCATCAGCTCGAGGGTGCGGCCGGCCAGGTGTTCGAGCGCCTCGGCGATATCGCCCAGAACCTGCTCCACCCGGTTCCGACCCACGATGGGTAGGCCGTGGGCCGGATAAACCCGCTCGGCGCCGGCAGCCAGCATGTCGCGCATGGCGGCCGCCCACTCGATCGGATAGCGCTGCACCTTCTGTGGGTTCCCGGCGTTGGGGAACACCCAGGAGGTGAAGTCTCCGCTGTAGACAGTCCGTCGTTCGGCTTCCCAACCCCAGGCGTGGTCGTCGGTCTCGCCCCGGGCATGCCGCAGCTCGATGGTCCGGTCCCCGATGGTAAATGACATCTGGTCCCGGAAGAGTTCGTCCGGTTCGACGACGTTGTCGGGCAGGAAGGCGGGGCCGTCGTCGCCGATCCCCAGGCCCTGCCGGTTGCGGATCCCTCCGAACTGGCGACGGTTGATAACCAGGTTCCATCCGTTGGTGGTCCGGTAACGCTCGAAGCGGTCTGGAACAGCTTCGTGGGCCAGGAACCACGGGCGGGCGTAGCCCCGGGCCTCGGCGTCGGCTACGAAGGCGCCGCTGCCGCCGACGTGATCGAGGTGGCCGTGGGTATAGATGAGGTGGGTGACCGGCTGGTCGCTCCACCGCCGTAGCTCGTCCACCACCTCCGCTCCGTGCCTGACCCCGCCGGCGTCGAAGCAGGCCAGTCCCTCGTCGGTGCGCAGAGCCCAGCAGTGGGAGAACGACTCGACCACGGCTACGTCGTCGTCGACCACCGAGAGCTGGTGGGTGACCCGGTTGTGCGGGGCCTCGGCCTGACCGGAGTCGATGACCCGGTTGGCTACGTCTACCGGGTGCAGGGAACGTTCGCTCACGGCGTACCTCGTCTCGTCAGTGGTTCGTGGGGTGGGGTCACAGGAGGATTCCGAGGGTCCGGAGGTTCCGGTCAACCAGGTCGACGGCCTGTACCGTGTCCTCGAACAGGACGAAGTGCCCTCCGTCCAGGACCTGTAGGTCTACCCCGACCGCCGCCGCCTGGTCGACGAACCATCCCGGGGCCAGGTCGGTCCGGGCTCCGGCCATGACGGCCACCGGGCAGGTGACGCGTCGGAGTGCCTCGAAGGCCTCGAGAGGACCATGGCTTCGGGTCCGGCCGAAGATGTTGGCCTCGGTTTCCGGGCGGCAGGCCAACTCAACCTTCCCGTCGTCGCGGTCGCGAAACCCCCAGCGCACGTACCCGGCCAGCGCCTCAGGGTCTAGTGCGTCCAGCGGGGGGCGAGAACCGTAGGAGGCAAGCACCTCCTCCCGGTCGTCCCACACGTCGCGGCGTCGGCGGGCGCCGACGGCCAGCGGATGGTCGTCGCCGGCGGCTCCGAAGGACTGGTGTTCAGCACTCCCCGCCCCAATGGCGATGGCCTCGCAAAGCAGCAGGGCGGCGATTCGGTCGGGGGCGGCGGCTGCCGCCTCGATTCCTACCGCTCCGCCGAACGACACCCCCAGCACCGAGAACCGGTCGAACTCCAGGTGGTCGGCTACGGCCAGGACGTCTCGGGCCGCCAGGTCGTTGCCGAGTTTGTCGACTGCTGTCAGGTCGTCGCTGGCTCCGTGCCCCCGCAGGTCTACGCCCACCACGCGACAGCGGTCGACGAGGCGACGGGCCAACGGGTCGTAGAGGCCGGCGCAGAAGCCGTTGGGGTGCAGGAGAATCAGCGGTGGTCCATCGCCGCCCCAGTCCAGGTAGGCCGTTGCGACGCCTTCACTGACCACCCGGCTGGCGACCGGCGATCCGGTCACCGCTGCCACGCCCTACGATTCTTGGGAGCGGGTCGGGTGACCATGGGCGGCAGTCTCGTCGCCCGCCTGACCTGGCGACGAGACGAGCAGCCGACGTCGATGACCGGGACGGACCTCCGCCGAAGCCCTGCCAGGGCCCTCGCCGTCCTGCTGATCGTTGTGCTGGCGGCCTGTGGTTCCGGTGAACCAACGCCAGCCGACGGGCCCGAGACCGTCCGTCGGTTGGTCCCCCGGGTGGTGGCCACCCACCCCCACGACCCTGAGTCGTTCACCCAGGGGCTGGAGCTGGTAGACGGTCGGCTCTTCGAGACCACCGGCCTCTACGGCCGGTCTGGCATCCGTGAGGTGGACCGGTCCACCGGGCGGGTCCTGCGAAGCGCCCCGCTGGACCCCACCTGGTTTGGTGAGGGGTTTACCGCCCTCGGTGATGGACGAGCCCTGCAGCTCACCTGGAAGGCTGGCCGGGCCGTCGTCTGGGACCTTGGGGACCTGACTGTGGTGGACACCCGGACCTACGGCGGGCAGGGCTGGGGGCTGTGCCGCCTCGACGGAGACACGCTGGTTCAATCCGACGGGTCTGCCACCCTCACCCTGCGGAACCCCGACAGCTTCCAGCGATTGTCGCAAGTGGAGGTGACCCTCGACGGTCGGCCGGTGGACCGGTTGAACGAGCTGGAGTGCGTGGACGGAACCGTGTGGGCCAACGTCTGGCGAACCGACCGGATCGTGGCCGTCGAGGTGGCCTCGGGACGGGTCACCGCAGTGGTTGACGCCTCGGACCTGGTGGCTAACCGGTCGGGCTTCGGTTCCGACGACGTGCTTAACGGCATCGCCCACGATCCGGAGGCCGGACGGTTTCTCCTCACCGGTAAGCGGTGGCCGGTACTGTTCGAAGTGGTGTTCGAGCCGGCCCCTATCGGTTGACCGCCCCGCCGGACCGAAACCCGGCGTCGGTCGGAAGCCTGATCAGGCGAACCGAGCCTCGACCTCGTCCTCGGTCCAGAACCCGGCCAGCGGGCGATCCGGAGACGTCTCGGCGTAGTGGCGGAGCCGGGACAGCGCCCCCTCGTCAAACAACTCCAGGGCGTCGAAGAAACCATGGCCGCCGCCGGCCCGTAGCGCCCGGTCGCCCTCGCTCCCAGTCCTGGGCAGTCGCGGGGTCAGCAGGAGCAGCCGGGGACGGCCTGCCGGATCGTCATGGTGACCGTTGGCCAACACATGGGCTCGCCCCAAGGTGCGCCACAGGATGTCGGCCCGCCGCATCCCGGGTCGGGCGTTGGTGAACGCCCCGGCTACGTCGATGTACCACTGGCGGCCCACCGCCCGGTCGGTAACCAAGAACGGAAACTTCAGGCCGAGGTCCCGCCGAACCACCCCAGTCCTGACGACCTCGAAACCTGCCTCCATCAGGAGCGCCTCGGCGATGTCGGCCACCTTCTTACCGGCCGCCGTGGCCCGATCCAGTACATGGTCGGTGGCCTGTGGCCCATCACCTGTCGGGGCGTCAACCACATCGAACAGGCCCCCTTGGGGGGCCGCCGTGCCAGCCAAGTCGCGACGTCGCCACGCCTCGGGCCGAACTTCTTCAAGGCGACGGCGCTCGTCGTCTAGGCGCTGCTTGGCCAAGGTCACGTACTCGGAGTCGAGGTCAAAGCCAACGCCTCGGCGTCCGGCCCGGAGCGCGGCCACCAGGGTGCTTCCGGAACCCAGGAACGGGTCCAGGACCAGGTCGTCCCGGTAGGTGTAAAGGTCGATCAGGCGGCGGGGCAGTTCTACCGGGAAGGGCGCCGGGTGGCCGACCCGGCTGGCCTGCTCAGCGTCGATGCGCCACACGTCCAGGGTGGCCTCCATGAACTCGTCAGTCGTGATGGTGCTCTCTGAGGGAAGGTGCTCTCGTTGGCGCTGGGCGGTTGGGCGGGCCCGGTCGAACCGGCCCTTGCTGGCGATGACAACCCGTTCGGTCATATCGCGTAGAACTGGGTTGGCGGCCCGTCGGAACGAACCCCAGGCCACCGAGCCGGTCGCCCCCTCAGCCTTCTGCCACACCACCTCACCGCGCAGCAGGAGACCCAGCTGGTCCTGAAGGATGTGGATGACGTCGGCCGAGAGGCTGCGGTAAGGCTTGCGTCCCAGGTTGGCCACGTTCACGGCGATGCGGCCCCCGGGCTCCAGCACCCGGACGCACTCGGCGAATACGTCGGTGAGCATGGCCAGGTACTCGAGGTACGACGTGGGGACCCCGTCTCGTTCCATCTCGACCTCGTAGTCCTTGCCCACGAAGTACGGCGGCGAGGTCACCACGAGAGCCACCGAGCGGTCCGGCAATTGGTGCATGTCGCGGGCGTCGCCGTTGAGGCAGCCGTCGCCTAGGTCGGGGGCCCGCACCACCGTGTCATCGTCGGACAGTTCAGGCGCGGTGAACCGGGCGTAGAACGCTGAGGCGTCGTGGTTCTCGCGCCGGCCCACACCAAATGCCGTGGTTGAGGTCGCGCCGCGCCGCTCGGTCATCGTGGTCACCCCCCGGTCCGCCCAGGCGCCAAGACGGCGCCGAGGAACACCCTCCATGGTAGGGGTCCCGCGCGCGCGGACCAATGGGGCCTCCCGATCCCTGCAATCGCGGGCATCTGACCGGTCGGCCGCCGTAGCAGACGGCCCGGACGGTCACCGACGACCACGGACCCTTGGACGGGCCCTGCCGGCGCCTGCTGTCTCTCAGCGACCCGCAGAAGCCTCCGGGAAGTCGGCCATGAGGTCGGCTAGTAGGCGGCGGGCTTGGGTGCCGGTGGTAGCCCAGTCGTAGATAGAGCCGCCCACTGCCCCCACGTCCGACAGGGCAGCCACGAACGGCCCCAGGTCGTCGATGGTGGCCAGCGGTTCACCCGGATCGACGAGGGCGGTCCCGTCGGCTGACCCGACCCCCCCGATGCCGTGGACCACCGCTTCAGGCTGGTCGAGGTTGGCTCGTACCCGTCGGATGTTCTCCGCCGTGTAGAAGGCTGGATCGGCGTGCTCCTCGGTCCGGAACGACCAGTAGCCCATGGTCATCCAGACGTCGTACCGGTCGGCCAGCTCGTCCCATGGGAACCCGGGCCAGAAGGCCAAGTTGATCTGATCGGTGATGATCGGCGGCATCACGATGGCGGCTAACGGATCTCCACCGACGGTGCGGCGTAACCGGTCGGTGAGGTCCACCAGGCGGTCCGAGCGCTCGATGGCCCCCAGGTCGTCTCTGTTCCACTCGATATCCACGGCCAGGCCGGCGAACCGACGCCCCAGTACAGAAAATCGGTCGACTGCCAGCAGGCGGTCCAGGTCCTCATCGTCGTCCCGCCACTTGGGGAGGTACCAGGCCACGACATCCACGTCGGCCCGGTCAGCGGCCAGCAGGAACCCGGCCAGCAGCCAAGGGTCGGACACCAGGCTGGTGGCCCGGGAATCAGACCGCGAGGACTGGAGGTACAGGGTCCCCACCCCGTGGTCGGCCATGTCAGCCACGTCCACCGGCCGGACGGTGATGGCCCCCGGAACGTAGGCCGGGTCGAAGTCGTAGGCGTCGACCCAGGTCCCCAAACCCCGGTACGGGTCGATGGTCCTCACCGGCGCGGCATCTACCACCAGCCGGGCCTCCACCCGGGACGGGGTTCGGCCATCAACCCACGTAGTGGGTCCGTCGGTCCCCAAAGTGGCCAGGACAGCTCCGACAGCCAGCAGCACGCCGAATCCGGCCAGGGCCACGACTCGTCTGGGCAGGCCCATGGTCACCATTCCACGGTAGCCAGCCCTCGTCCGGCGTCCGGGTCGGGTCGGCGCCCCCGGACCCGGTGCCACCACTAGCGTCCGCTGCGATGGACGAGCCAACCGGGGATTCCGAGGACCCGACCGGGGCCCCTTCTCCGACCGGCACGGGGGGCGAGGACGACGCGCCACCCGACGACGAAGTCACCGTCCCAGCTGGACCGGACGACGACCTCCGGCCCGATGCCGTGTCCCGTCGCCGCTTCGTGATCGGCCTGGGTTTCGGCGCCGCGACGTTGGCCTTCCTGCGCCGCTTGCCCGGCCAGCCCTCCACCAAGGCCGGCACGGCGGCCACCGTTCCGGCCGTCCCCCGGTCCACCACCGTCCCTACAACCACCACCCCCGAAATTCTCCCGTCCCTCGACGACGCCCCACCGACTACCGCCGACCAAGTCCACGATGTAGTGGTGTCCGGTGGTCGGATCATTGACCCCGAGTCAGGTTTCGACGCCGTCGGCCACCTGGGAATCGACGGCGACACCGTCACCCGGATCAGCCTCGATCCCCTGGCTGGTAGGACCACGCTGGACGCCCGCGGCCTCGTCGTAGCCCCGGGCTTCATCGACATCCTGTCCTACCCGCCCACCGGCTACGGCGAGTGGCACAAGGTGGCCGACGGGGTTACCACCAACCTGTGCATGCACGGCATCGACAACCC
The DNA window shown above is from Acidimicrobiales bacterium and carries:
- the menH gene encoding 2-succinyl-6-hydroxy-2,4-cyclohexadiene-1-carboxylate synthase — protein: MATDGSSGLHVEMDGDGPPLLLLHGFTGGAATIWPLGHRLTDLRQVAAVDLPGHGRTGVPDDPQLFGFEHTVDALAPLLDSHRLRPADVVGYSMGGRLAVGLAVRHPGYVASLTLIGSSAGLSDAAERSARARSDDELADDLLERGLEWFVDHWMSSPIFASQKRLGPDALAASRAQRLDNHPDGLAGSLRGAGAGRQPSYWHDLAGLRVPVLLVVGEEDPRYRAVAMRMAAGLTRSAIAVIPGAGHATHLENPDRTTDAIREFLSQLDEEREGR
- the menC gene encoding o-succinylbenzoate synthase: MKICTVRIERRLLRYRSPIPTAHGPVGDRWTVLLALEDEDGHTGLGEAAPLAGFTPDTVDDAEAALHRWASDDSNGGLPDGSPTARAAVDSALLDLAARVAGTSVHRLLAPDSPDRLAVAALATGATPDDVAASAAEAAASGHVTIKVKVGVGGIDADLDRVAAVRERVGTDVRIRLDANGAWSASEALRGLERLAVYDPEFVEEPVAGLEALAALRLTSPVSIAVDESAGSPKEVARAVSMGAADVVVLKPSALGGPSASAEVAARVRDAGLDVVVTSLLEGSVGIRAAAHLASAIGALDPLPGLATAGLLAEDIAAPCRPIGGMLYLGMDGVGPATD
- a CDS encoding MBL fold metallo-hydrolase, which translates into the protein MSERSLHPVDVANRVIDSGQAEAPHNRVTHQLSVVDDDVAVVESFSHCWALRTDEGLACFDAGGVRHGAEVVDELRRWSDQPVTHLIYTHGHLDHVGGSGAFVADAEARGYARPWFLAHEAVPDRFERYRTTNGWNLVINRRQFGGIRNRQGLGIGDDGPAFLPDNVVEPDELFRDQMSFTIGDRTIELRHARGETDDHAWGWEAERRTVYSGDFTSWVFPNAGNPQKVQRYPIEWAAAMRDMLAAGAERVYPAHGLPIVGRNRVEQVLGDIAEALEHLAGRTLELMNEGATIDEIIHEVRVPDHLQDRPWLAPQYDEPEFVVRNVYRQFGGWWDGNAANLKPAREASLATELASLAGSVEVLAERAVALAESGDLRLACHLVEMAVAAEPTHEGAHRARADVYWRRRAAERSLMSKGIYAAAARESEAALGGEAVGDPLGGSIRDALG
- a CDS encoding alpha/beta hydrolase; translated protein: MAAVTGSPVASRVVSEGVATAYLDWGGDGPPLILLHPNGFCAGLYDPLARRLVDRCRVVGVDLRGHGASDDLTAVDKLGNDLAARDVLAVADHLEFDRFSVLGVSFGGAVGIEAAAAAPDRIAALLLCEAIAIGAGSAEHQSFGAAGDDHPLAVGARRRRDVWDDREEVLASYGSRPPLDALDPEALAGYVRWGFRDRDDGKVELACRPETEANIFGRTRSHGPLEAFEALRRVTCPVAVMAGARTDLAPGWFVDQAAAVGVDLQVLDGGHFVLFEDTVQAVDLVDRNLRTLGILL
- a CDS encoding glutaminyl-peptide cyclotransferase, whose protein sequence is MGGSLVARLTWRRDEQPTSMTGTDLRRSPARALAVLLIVVLAACGSGEPTPADGPETVRRLVPRVVATHPHDPESFTQGLELVDGRLFETTGLYGRSGIREVDRSTGRVLRSAPLDPTWFGEGFTALGDGRALQLTWKAGRAVVWDLGDLTVVDTRTYGGQGWGLCRLDGDTLVQSDGSATLTLRNPDSFQRLSQVEVTLDGRPVDRLNELECVDGTVWANVWRTDRIVAVEVASGRVTAVVDASDLVANRSGFGSDDVLNGIAHDPEAGRFLLTGKRWPVLFEVVFEPAPIG
- a CDS encoding site-specific DNA-methyltransferase, producing MTERRGATSTTAFGVGRRENHDASAFYARFTAPELSDDDTVVRAPDLGDGCLNGDARDMHQLPDRSVALVVTSPPYFVGKDYEVEMERDGVPTSYLEYLAMLTDVFAECVRVLEPGGRIAVNVANLGRKPYRSLSADVIHILQDQLGLLLRGEVVWQKAEGATGSVAWGSFRRAANPVLRDMTERVVIASKGRFDRARPTAQRQREHLPSESTITTDEFMEATLDVWRIDAEQASRVGHPAPFPVELPRRLIDLYTYRDDLVLDPFLGSGSTLVAALRAGRRGVGFDLDSEYVTLAKQRLDDERRRLEEVRPEAWRRRDLAGTAAPQGGLFDVVDAPTGDGPQATDHVLDRATAAGKKVADIAEALLMEAGFEVVRTGVVRRDLGLKFPFLVTDRAVGRQWYIDVAGAFTNARPGMRRADILWRTLGRAHVLANGHHDDPAGRPRLLLLTPRLPRTGSEGDRALRAGGGHGFFDALELFDEGALSRLRHYAETSPDRPLAGFWTEDEVEARFA